The window GTCCATTGAGATCGACCAGGATTTCTCGTGGTTTCGCTCCATTCTCTGGTCCTACAATACCTTTTTCTTCAAGAAGATCCATTACCCAAGCGGCCCTGTTATATCCCAATCTCAGTCTTCTTTGAAGAAGAGATGTGCTCGCTCTTTTTTCTTGCCAAATGATTTCAAGGCATTTTTGGACCAGCTCTCGATCGCTTTCGGAAATCTTTAATTGTTGGTCTTCATTTTCTATAGCCTCTTGCACCTGGGGCATAATAGAAGCGGGATACGCTTCTTTAATATATTCGACGACTTTACAAACCTCTTCTTCGGATACATAAGCCCCCTGACCGCGTATTAGCTTGGAGGTAGCAGGGGGAAGAAAAAGAAAATCCCCTTTACCGACGAGATTTTCTGCACCGTTTTCGTCTAGAATGACACGGGAATCAAGAGAACTGGCAACCTGAAAAGCAATTCGGGAAGGAATATTGGCCTTGATGACTCCGGTAATGACTTCTCTACGCGGGGTTTGGGTGGCAACGATCAAATGTATTCCCGCAGCCCTGGCTTTTGCAGAAAGCCTGGCGATGGCGACTTCAACTTCTGCAGGAGTAGTTTGCATCAAATCGGCAAGCTCATCGATAACGACTACAATCCATGGGAGTTTGTCTTTAGTTTCCCTGTTTGCTCCCTGGTTCGAAGAAGAATTCTGAAGTTCTAACTTCGAATTGTACGCTATGATGTTGCGGCTACCCGATTCTGCAAGCAAACTGTAACGTCTTTCCATTTCTTGGACCACCCATTTCAACCCATTGATCACTTTTTTAGGATCTACGATCACCGGGACGATCAGGTGGGCAATTCCATTATAAGCTTGGAGTTCAACTTGCTTAGGATCAACCAAGATCATCTTTAATTGATCGGGGCCAAAGTTGTAAAGCAAGCTCAAGAGTATCGCATTAATACAGACCGATTTCCCGGAACCTGTTGCACCGGCGATGAGCAGATGGGGCATTTCAAAAAGGTCGGCAATAAGAGGCTCCCCATAGACATCTTTACCTAATGCCAAGGGAATCTTAGCCTTGGAACTATTCCATGGAGAATGTTCTAGTATGTCTCTAAGAAAGACGGGAATTTTCTTGGCATTGGGGAGTTCTACTCCGACGCTGTCTTTCCCGGGAATGGGAGCCAAAATGTTTACTCTTTCGGCACGCATGGCTCGAGCTATGTCTCTTTGCAGGTTTTTGATCCTATCAACTCTAACGCCCGGCGCCGGATACAGTTCAAACCGGGTAATCGTGGGACCATAGGTGATTGAACCGGGACTGACTTCTATACCAAAACTGGACAAAGTATCTATAAGGAGTTTAGCCTGGTTGCGCAAATCGGCTTCTGGAACAATAACCTTGTCAAGAAACGGATTTTTTTGAAGAAGATGAAGAGCAGGCGGGGTGTATCCGCCGGAACCGGCAATAGAGGAGGGTTTATCGGGCTTCGGTTCCCCATGGAAAGTATTAGCTAGAGACTGGATAGAAACCGATTCTTTTTCTTTCGGCGGAGAAGTGGTTAAAGCCCCGGAAATTCCATCGA is drawn from Methylacidiphilum infernorum V4 and contains these coding sequences:
- a CDS encoding DNA translocase FtsK, translating into MFTDRNSLLFELFSITCFGLAFLLILSLSSFHYTDVPFNQWPPKAVTSNAVGPLGAYTAYFLFTFFGFGAYGVPVLLITAGIAVGLHARICWWGKLLLSVFFLVSLAALLELPPSLNLLAKHNQEVFTPGGIIGDILNRYLFVRFLGQTGSFFLLITLLILFFVLIYETEPIRSLIRLALYIKNKWEAHHEEKLLQQKGLLGKLEIAQKKLTKEEKEIQKVLKKQAVSSLRSEDLLHKKTGSLGAFALKNLKEPGYDLSPGTKPSLLEKLNLLNYGKKEKESKKPLPEPPVANSKSPSLDGISGALTTSPPKEKESVSIQSLANTFHGEPKPDKPSSIAGSGGYTPPALHLLQKNPFLDKVIVPEADLRNQAKLLIDTLSSFGIEVSPGSITYGPTITRFELYPAPGVRVDRIKNLQRDIARAMRAERVNILAPIPGKDSVGVELPNAKKIPVFLRDILEHSPWNSSKAKIPLALGKDVYGEPLIADLFEMPHLLIAGATGSGKSVCINAILLSLLYNFGPDQLKMILVDPKQVELQAYNGIAHLIVPVIVDPKKVINGLKWVVQEMERRYSLLAESGSRNIIAYNSKLELQNSSSNQGANRETKDKLPWIVVVIDELADLMQTTPAEVEVAIARLSAKARAAGIHLIVATQTPRREVITGVIKANIPSRIAFQVASSLDSRVILDENGAENLVGKGDFLFLPPATSKLIRGQGAYVSEEEVCKVVEYIKEAYPASIMPQVQEAIENEDQQLKISESDRELVQKCLEIIWQEKRASTSLLQRRLRLGYNRAAWVMDLLEEKGIVGPENGAKPREILVDLNGPIPHI